In one Solanum lycopersicum chromosome 11, SLM_r2.1 genomic region, the following are encoded:
- the LOC101260099 gene encoding F-box/kelch-repeat protein At3g06240: protein MSDEATLSLMDLPSPILLRILSTLPPTTLLYVKTLSKTLLNLTLDSEFLKLSRSSSPAIIIIHQFNSNRTNTLKFLKFVVDYNFDHDPIGDVDLQLHFPVVQFFLVGSVHGFVCFNYFFDSVDSIYILNPTTREYIVLREPQRVRKWPNIVRYGFGFDPVKLEYKVVRIYQEEIRDDDTNGSRYYKSEAQVYTIGKGYWRSCEGHVMFWFGCWVEGVNLYGKIHWLVYDANRNELICSFNLENELFESFPTAPGYNKEICPNLRSLGGFGRCLCVCDNNADTHFEVWVMKEYGVTDSWVKQIVINITPECNNYWLCYEMINLVIVLDDGEVLFLWRDDFLFLHHPVKNTLKRVDVCDGNFVASVYVSNSLSLKNFKAEVVNIF from the coding sequence ATGAGTGATGAAGCAACATTATCTCTGATGGATCTTCCATCTCCAATCTTGTTACGAATTCTCTCTACATTACCTCCTACCACACTATTATACgtcaaaaccctctccaaaacTCTTCTAAACCTAACCTTAGATTCCGAATTTTTAAAGTTGTCACGTTCATCATCTCCagccatcatcatcatccaccAATTCAACTCTAATAGGACCAACACCTTAAAGTTTTTGAAATTCGTAGTCGATTATAACTTTGATCATGATCCAATTGGTGATGTTGATCTACAGCTTCACTTTCCTGTTGTTCAGTTTTTCCTTGTTGGATCAGTTCAtggttttgtttgttttaattactttttcgATAGTGTTGACAGTATTTACAtcctcaatccaacaacaaGAGAATATATCGTCCTTCGTGAGCCACAACGGGTAAGAAAGTGGCCTAATATAGTAAGGTATGGCTTCGGTTTTGATCCTGTTAAGTTAGAGTACAAAGTGGTTAGAATCTATCAAGAGGAAATTCGCGATGATGATACTAATGGTTCTCGTTATTACAAGTCTGAAGCTCAAGTTTACACAATTGGGAAAGGGTATTGGAGAAGTTGTGAAGGGCATGttatgttctggtttggatgtTGGGTAGAGGGGGTGAATTTATATGGAAAGATTCATTGGTTGGTTTATGATGCTAATAGAAATGAGTTAATATGTTCGTTTAATTTGGAGAATGAGTTGTTTGAATCATTCCCAACTGCTCCAGGTTACAATAAGGAAATTTGTCCAAATCTACGAAGTTTGGGGGGTTTTGGTCGTTGTCTATGTGTTTGTGATAATAATGCAGATACTCATTTTGAGGTATGGGTGATGAAAGAATACGGAGTTACCGATTCATGGGTTAAACAGATTGTCATAAACATAACTCCTGAATGCAACAATTATTGGTTGTGCTATGAAATGATTAATCTGGTGATAGTTTTGGATGACGGAGAAGTGTTGTTCTTGTGGCGCGATGATTTCTTGTTCTTGCACCATCCTGTGAAGAACACATTGAAAAGGGTTGATGTCTGTGATGGCAACTTTGTGGCATCTGTGTATGTATCAAACTCTTTATctctcaaaaattttaaagcaGAGGTTGTAAATATCTTTTAG
- the LOC101259905 gene encoding GDSL esterase/lipase At1g29670-like has protein sequence MMSQKGKTLIILSLFLSSFLCVCNCQCKFNDQSTKIKGMFIFGSSLVDNGNNNFIEKCKAKANYLPYGIDYVKGPTGRFTNGKNVIDLLGELVKLGPIPTFKDPTTKGNVILQGVDFASGGSGILDETGLVSGEVMGMNEQIRNLESVTIPDLEKQLGCKSNEALSNYLFVVGTGGNDFSLNYFLNFPFNNSTLPGFISQLITGLSQQLQKLYDLGGRKFVVMSLYPNGCSPTVRARLPIPTPFDCVQTVNLALGLYNTNLRSLLDYMMQKMPDSKFVYVDVFNIIRNIITSPSQFGIDNVRDPCCEILTIEEGGNSTLCKIGGQACSNRNKFVWFDGLHPTEAVNIVLANKAFNSELDSEVYPTNVKKLIEG, from the exons atgATGTCTCAAAAGGGAAAAACTCTCATCATCCTAAGTTTATTCTTGTCATCATTTTTATGTGTATGCAATTGTCAATGCAAATTTAATGATCAAAGcacaaaaataaaaggaatgtTTATATTTGGTAGCTCATTAGTTGATAATGGgaacaataattttattgaaaaatgtaAAGCAAAAGCAAATTACTTGCCATATGGAATAGATTATGTAAAAGGTCCAACAGGAAGATTTACAAATGGTAAAAATGTGATTGATCTACTTGGTGAACTTGTAAAACTTGGTCCAATTCCAACATTTAAAGATCCTACAACTAAAGGGAATGTCATTCTTCAAGGTGTTGATTTTGCTTCTGGTGGTTCTGGTATTCTTGATGAAACTGGTCTTGTTTCT GGAGAAGTGATGGGCATGAATGAACAAATCAGAAACTTAGAGAGTGTAACAATACCTGATTTGGAAAAGCAACTTGGATGCAAAAGCAATGAAGCGCTAAGCAATTACTTATTTGTAGTTGGAACTGGTGGAAATGACTTTTCACTAAACTACTTCTTGAATTTCCCATTCAATAATTCTACTCTTCCAGGCTTCATTTCTCAATTGATCACTGGACTCTCTCAACAACTCCAG AAGTTGTACGACTTGGGTGGACGAAAGTTTGTGGTAATGTCATTATATCCAAATGGTTGCAGTCCAACGGTGCGCGCTAGACTCCCAATTCCAACGCCGTTTGATTGTGTTCAAACAGTAAATTTAGCTTTGGGTCTCTACAATACCAATTTAAGGAGCTTGTTGGATTACATGATGCAAAAAATGCCTGATTCTAAGTTTGTCTATGTTGATGTCTTCAACATTATTAGGAATATCATAACAAGTCCTTCTCAATTTG GTATTGATAATGTGAGAGATCCTTGTTGtgaaatactaacaatagaggAAGGTGGGAATTCAACTTTGTGCAAAATTGGAGGACAAGCTTGTTCAAATAGGAACAAATTTGTGTGGTTTGATGGGTTGCATCCCACAGAAGCTGTGAATATTGTGCTTGCTAATAAGGCCTTTAATTCTGAGCTTGATAGTGAAGTTTATCCAACAAATGTTAAAAAACTCATAGAAGGGTAA
- the LOC101259394 gene encoding G-type lectin S-receptor-like serine/threonine-protein kinase At1g34300, with amino-acid sequence MKLLFILFTILIITIEAVDILPNSTLSASNPNSKWSSPNNTFSFSFLQLDPTNQSSYFAAISYNNIPIWKAGADTVNGGAVDISGELRFLSNGDLQLISGSSGSVVWSSGTVNRGVSTATLDDNGNFRLKNGTVSNIWSTFDNPTDTIVPGQNFTNNHVLRSGLYSFSLMNNGNLSLLWNGSIVYYNSGLNSSVNVNLSSPSLGMQPIGILSLSDPSLSNPLNVVYSSDYADEGNILRFFKLDDDGNLRIYSSTQGSGTQNVRWAALTDQCQVFGYCGNFGVCSYNETDPTCGCPSQNFELTDPNDSRKGCRRMVELSNCPSNATMLQLDNAKFLTYPPELSEQIFSAGISACRFNCLVNGACVASTSLADGTGMCYIKQPNFVSGYQAPTLPSTSFLKICGPAMPNPTANSEPVPEKNGGRVPGWVVAVVVVASVLGLILLEGGLWYWCFRNSSKFASLSSQYALLEYASGAPVQFTFNQLQRATKGFKEKLGAGGFGAVYRAVLANRSVAAVKQLEGIEQGEKQFRMEVATISSTHHLNLVRLIGFCSEGRHRLLVYEFMKNGSLDKFLFSEDHSSGRLLNWEQRFNIALGTARGITYLHEECRDCIVHCDIKPENILLDENYIAKVSDFGLAKLINPKDHRHRTLTSHVRGTRGYLAPEWLANLPITSKSDVYSYGMVLLEIVSGKRNFEVSEETNQKKCSLWAYEEFERGNMEAIMDKKLSNQEMDMEQVIRAIQVSFWCIQEQPSQRPTMGKVVQMLEGVFEIDRPPAPKATEGSFAGTSLNASSTSGLSTFAASAPAPSSSSSFQTAGFQSSASAMNVDRQSSSLLHSEIK; translated from the coding sequence ATGAAACTACTATTCATACTCTTCACCATTCTTATCATCACCATTGAAGCTGTAGATATTCTTCCTAATTCTACCCTTTCAGCTTCTAACCCAAACTCCAAATGGTCATCTCCAAACAACACTTTCTCTTTTTCCTTCCTACAGCTCGACCCCACAAACCAAAGTTCCTATTTTGCTGCTATTTCTTACAACAATATACCCATATGGAAAGCAGGCGCCGATACCGTTAACGGTGGAGCAGTTGATATCTCAGGTGAACTACGGTTCCTCTCTAACGGTGACCTTCAGCTCATAAGTGGGTCTTCTGGTTCTGTTGTTTGGAGTTCAGGAACTGTAAATCGTGGGGTTTCTACAGCTACTCTTGATGATAATGGAAATTTTCGTCTCAAAAACGGTACGGTATCGAACATTTGGTCTACTTTTGATAACCCAACTGATACTATTGTTCCTGGACAGAATTTCACTAATAATCATGTTTTGAGATCTGGGTTGTATTCTTTTAGCCTTATGAATAATGGGAACTTGTCACTTTTGTGGAATGGTTCTATAGTGTATTATAATTCTGGGTTGAATTCTTCTGTAAATGTGAACTTGTCTTCTCCaagtttgggaatgcagcctaTTGGGATTCTTTCACTTTCTGATCCTAGTCTTTCGAACCCTTTGAATGTTGTTTATAGTAGTGATTATGCTGATGAAGGGAACATTCTAAGGTTTTTCAAGCTGGATGATGATGGAAATCTTAGGATTTATAGTTCTACACAGGGTAGTGGGACTCAAAATGTGAGATGGGCTGCTTTAACTGATCAGTGTCAGGTTTTTGGTTATTGTGGGAATTTCGGGGTTTGTAGTTATAATGAAACTGATCCGACTTGTGGATGTCCTTCCCAGAATTTTGAGCTTACTGATCCGAATGATAGTCGAAAAGGGTGTAGGAGGATGGTTGAACTTAGTAATTGTCCTTCCAATGCAACTATGTTGCAATTGGATAATGCGAAGTTCTTGACTTATCCTCCAGAATTATCTGAGCAGATTTTTTCTGCTGGTATTTCAGCGTGTAGGTTTAACTGTCTTGTTAATGGTGCTTGTGTTGCTTCGACTTCTTTAGCAGATGGCACGGGGATGTGTTATATTAAACAGCCAAACTTTGTTAGTGGCTATCAAGCGCCGACCCTTCCTAGCACTTCATTTCTTAAGATATGTGGGCCTGCAATGCCTAATCCTACTGCAAATTCAGAACCTGTTCCGGAGAAGAATGGAGGGAGGGTTCCTGGCTGGGTTGTCGCAGTTGTGGTTGTGGCTAGTGTCTTGGGTTTGATCCTGTTGGAGGGTGGTTTGTGGTATTGGTGCTTTAGGAACAGTTCTAAATTTGCATCATTGTCATCTCAATATGCACTTCTTGAATATGCCTCTGGTGCCCCTGTGCAGTTCACATTCAATCAGCTTCAGCGGGCAACCAAGGGGTTTAAGGAAAAGCTTGGTGCAGGAGGATTTGGGGCTGTTTATCGGGCCGTTCTGGCTAATAGGTCTGTTGCTGCAGTGAAGCAGCTGGAAGGAATTGAGCAAGGAGAGAAGCAGTTCAGAATGGAGGTTGCTACTATTAGTAGCACACACCATTTGAATTTGGTGAGATTAATTGGGTTTTGTTCTGAAGGGCGCCACAGGTTACTGGTCTATGAGTTCATGAAAAATGGTTCTCTTGATAAGTTCCTCTTTTCAGAAGATCATTCGTCGGGAAGGCTTTTGAACTGGGAGCAACGGTTTAATATTGCTTTGGGGACGGCAAGAGGTATCACATACCTTCACGAGGAATGCCGAGATTGTATAGTTCATTGTGACATAAAGCCTGAGAACATATTGTTGGATGAGAACTACATTGCCAAAGTATCAGATTTTGGCCTCGCCAAGCTCATTAACCCAAAAGACCACAGACATAGAACCTTGACAAGTCATGTGAGGGGTACTAGAGGATACTTGGCTCCTGAGTGGCTGGCCAATCTTCCTATAACTTCCAAATCTGATGTGTACAGTTATGGTATGGTATTACTGGAAATAGTGAGTGGAAAAAGGAATTTTGAAGTCTCTGAAGAGACTAACCAGAAAAAGTGCTCTTTGTGGGCATATGAAGAATTTGAAAGGGGTAATATGGAGGCCATCATGGACAAAAAGCTTTCCAATCAGGAGATGGATATGGAACAAGTTATACGAGCAATTCAGGTGAGCTTTTGGTGCATCCAAGAGCAACCATCTCAAAGGCCAACGATGGGCAAGGTGGTTCAGATGTTAGAAGGCGTTTTTGAGATTGATCGGCCACCAGCACCCAAGGCTACTGAAGGGTCCTTTGCTGGTACCAGCTTAAACGCCAGTAGCACAAGCGGTCTCTCCACCTTCGCAGCCTCGGCCCCAGCTCcctcttcatcatcatcattccaAACTGCAGGATTCCAGTCTTCAGCCTCTGCAATGAATGTCGATAGGCAATCATCATCACTTCTACACTCCGAAATTAAGTGA